In Sphingobium amiense, a genomic segment contains:
- a CDS encoding lytic transglycosylase domain-containing protein produces the protein MNRAALYLTSLALAAGLAASTPARAETVAALPDIASADASPLQLADGDKTRYRAIFSALQAQQWTDAKAMIAALDPQDALRPVALSELYLAKGSPRVELFDLLDLINKAPWLPKADQLSRLAQKRGATLLPDLPQIQKLVWLGSAPRRQYVAATKSDLLAQTLAGQIQTFVKNDDPVGAEGLLAAGEAGLTPEGLTEVRQRVAWAYYIENDDLNARRMAARALEARTAGDWTVQAHWTTGLAAWRQNDCRAAAPAFANVAALAGDADMRAAGAYWASRAYMVCGQAEKVQAYLRQAARADETFYGLLARESLGIPLGAAPAGPRFGALEWQKLKESPNARAAVALSAIGENGRADELLRYQAKIGGTSQYDALLRLANALNLPATQLYLAHNGPAGMQPGSFARFPAPAWTPDGGWRVDPSLVFAHTLQESGFRTDVVSSAGARGLMQVRPGTAGDVGLSDPARLFVPSTNMEYGQRYLEALRDMGATGGLLPKVMAAYNAGPLPVERWNTQVHDKGDPLLFMESLPYYETRAYVNIVMRNYWMYQIQAKGRADCLTGMAQGLWPTFPTAKGMKLVRLSKADGRMSPVASAGGGSD, from the coding sequence GTGAACCGCGCCGCCCTTTACCTGACCAGCCTTGCTCTGGCCGCCGGTCTTGCGGCCTCCACCCCTGCGCGGGCCGAAACCGTCGCGGCGCTCCCGGACATTGCCTCGGCCGATGCCTCGCCGCTGCAACTCGCTGATGGCGACAAGACCCGCTACCGCGCCATTTTCTCCGCGCTTCAGGCGCAGCAGTGGACAGACGCAAAGGCGATGATCGCCGCGCTCGATCCGCAGGACGCGCTGCGCCCCGTGGCGCTCTCGGAACTCTATCTTGCCAAGGGGTCGCCCCGCGTCGAGCTGTTCGACCTGCTGGACCTCATCAACAAGGCGCCATGGCTGCCCAAGGCGGACCAGCTTTCGCGGCTGGCGCAGAAACGCGGCGCCACCCTGCTGCCTGACCTGCCGCAGATCCAGAAGCTCGTCTGGCTCGGTTCCGCCCCGCGCCGCCAATATGTCGCCGCGACGAAGAGCGACCTGCTGGCGCAGACGCTGGCGGGCCAGATCCAGACCTTCGTCAAGAATGACGATCCGGTCGGTGCCGAAGGGCTGCTGGCCGCCGGGGAAGCGGGCCTGACGCCCGAAGGCCTCACCGAGGTGCGCCAGCGCGTCGCATGGGCCTATTATATCGAAAATGACGATCTCAACGCCCGCCGCATGGCCGCCCGCGCGCTCGAAGCGCGCACGGCTGGCGACTGGACGGTGCAGGCGCACTGGACCACCGGCCTTGCCGCGTGGCGGCAGAATGACTGCCGCGCTGCCGCCCCCGCCTTCGCCAATGTGGCGGCGCTCGCGGGTGACGCCGATATGCGCGCGGCGGGCGCCTATTGGGCGTCGCGCGCCTATATGGTCTGCGGTCAGGCGGAAAAGGTGCAGGCCTATCTCCGGCAGGCGGCACGTGCCGACGAAACCTTCTACGGCCTGCTCGCGCGGGAATCGCTGGGCATACCGCTCGGCGCTGCGCCCGCCGGTCCGCGCTTCGGCGCGCTGGAGTGGCAGAAGCTCAAGGAAAGCCCCAACGCCCGCGCCGCCGTCGCCCTGTCGGCCATTGGCGAGAATGGCCGCGCCGACGAACTTCTCCGCTATCAGGCGAAGATCGGCGGCACTTCGCAATATGACGCGCTGCTGCGCCTCGCCAACGCGCTGAACCTGCCCGCGACCCAGCTTTATCTGGCGCATAACGGCCCGGCAGGGATGCAGCCGGGCAGCTTCGCCCGCTTCCCCGCGCCTGCATGGACCCCGGACGGCGGCTGGCGCGTCGATCCCTCGCTCGTTTTCGCGCACACGCTTCAGGAATCGGGCTTCCGCACCGATGTCGTCAGCAGCGCGGGCGCGCGCGGCCTGATGCAGGTGCGGCCCGGCACGGCGGGAGACGTGGGACTTTCCGATCCGGCCCGCCTGTTCGTGCCATCGACCAACATGGAATATGGCCAGCGCTACCTTGAAGCGCTACGCGACATGGGCGCGACCGGCGGCCTGCTCCCCAAGGTGATGGCCGCCTATAATGCCGGACCGCTGCCGGTGGAGCGCTGGAACACGCAGGTCCATGACAAGGGCGATCCGCTGCTCTTCATGGAATCCCTGCCCTATTACGAAACGCGCGCCTATGTGAACATCGTGATGCGCAACTACTGGATGTATCAGATTCAGGCGAAGGGCCGCGCCGATTGCCTGACCGGCATGGCGCAGGGGCTTTGGCCGACGTTCCCCACCGCCAAGGGCATGAAGCTGGTGCGCCTCAGCAAGGCCGACGGCCGCATGTCCCCGGTCGCGAGCGCGGGCGGCGGATCGGACTGA
- a CDS encoding uracil-DNA glycosylase family protein — protein sequence MKQLDPLVNLWPKGKTMRGSGQDNAALVADAYLAWWQLAGVECAVAEAPVDWLRPAPSEAPPKTASHSTAPAVSIPRDLPSFLAWLKQDAGHVERRWPSRPVYPSALVDAPLMVVTDMPDPADADAGTLLADKAGALFDAMLRAIGTERSITNIASLFFARPPGGMVEAADLEKAAARMRAHVAAARPRRLLILGDRTARALLPTNGDDAPNSLRGFNHEGGTVPAIATFHPRLLLGQPAAKAECWRALQCLIEDVNP from the coding sequence ATGAAGCAGCTTGACCCCCTCGTCAACCTCTGGCCCAAGGGAAAGACGATGCGGGGTTCAGGGCAGGACAATGCGGCGCTGGTCGCCGACGCCTATCTGGCGTGGTGGCAGCTTGCGGGCGTGGAATGCGCCGTCGCGGAAGCGCCGGTCGACTGGCTGCGCCCCGCGCCATCGGAAGCGCCGCCGAAAACCGCATCCCACTCCACTGCTCCGGCAGTGTCCATACCGCGCGACCTGCCGTCCTTTCTTGCGTGGCTGAAACAGGATGCGGGCCATGTCGAACGGCGCTGGCCATCGCGCCCGGTCTATCCCTCCGCGCTTGTCGATGCGCCGCTCATGGTCGTGACCGACATGCCCGATCCTGCGGACGCCGACGCCGGAACGCTTCTGGCCGACAAGGCAGGCGCGCTGTTCGACGCCATGCTACGGGCCATCGGGACGGAACGGTCCATCACCAACATCGCCTCCCTCTTCTTCGCCCGGCCGCCCGGCGGGATGGTGGAGGCTGCCGATCTGGAAAAGGCTGCGGCGCGCATGCGGGCGCATGTGGCCGCCGCCCGGCCCCGGCGGCTGTTGATCCTTGGCGACAGGACGGCCCGTGCGCTTCTGCCGACGAACGGTGACGACGCGCCCAATAGTTTACGCGGCTTTAACCATGAGGGCGGCACTGTTCCCGCGATCGCCACATTCCATCCGCGCCTGCTGCTGGGACAGCCCGCGGCGAAGGCGGAATGCTGGCGCGCCCTGCAATGCCTGATCGAGGATGTGAACCCGTGA
- a CDS encoding electron transfer flavoprotein-ubiquinone oxidoreductase, which yields MSERESMPYDIVIVGGGPAGLSAAIRAKQLANEVGQELAVCVLEKGSEIGAHILSGAVVDPRALDELLPEWRTGGCPLAEVPVTDNRHWFLTKSGKMSMPHLMTPGWMHNKGTYTGSLGNLCRWLAEQAEGLGVEIFPGFAAAEILYHEDGSVKGVATGDMGIDREGNRKPDYQPGLELHAKYTFFAEGARGHLTKILKRQFALDANSEPQVYGLGMKELWDIDPEKHQPGLVIHTQGWPLTDAYGGGFLYHQANGQVALGFVVGLGYRNPHLYPFEEFQRWKQHPAIRHHLEGGRRVSYGARAINEGGWQSIPTLAFPGGALIGCSAGFVNVPRIKGTHTAMKSGMLAAEAAFAAVQADRSGDVLSDYEPAVRSSWIDSELQLVKNAEPLLAKFGNTLGTVLAGIDMWMRTLKIGLPFTMKHKPDAEKIWPKDACEKIVYPKPDGVISFDRLSSVFLSNTNHEEDQPVHLQLKDPAVPIAYNLPLYDEPAQRYCPAGVYEVVGQEEGNPRFQINAQNCVHCKTCDIKDPTQNINWVVPEGGGGPNYPNM from the coding sequence ATGAGCGAACGGGAATCGATGCCCTATGACATCGTCATTGTCGGCGGGGGACCGGCGGGGCTGTCGGCGGCGATCAGGGCCAAGCAGCTTGCGAACGAGGTAGGGCAGGAACTGGCCGTCTGCGTGCTGGAAAAAGGGTCGGAAATCGGCGCGCATATCCTGTCGGGGGCGGTGGTCGATCCCAGGGCGCTGGACGAACTGCTGCCTGAGTGGCGGACCGGCGGGTGCCCGCTGGCCGAAGTGCCGGTCACGGATAATCGCCACTGGTTCCTGACCAAGAGCGGCAAGATGAGCATGCCGCACCTGATGACGCCGGGCTGGATGCACAACAAGGGCACCTATACCGGATCGCTGGGCAATCTCTGCCGCTGGCTGGCCGAACAGGCCGAGGGGCTGGGCGTCGAAATCTTCCCCGGCTTTGCGGCGGCGGAAATCCTCTATCATGAGGATGGCAGCGTGAAGGGCGTCGCCACCGGCGACATGGGCATCGACCGCGAGGGCAACCGCAAGCCCGACTATCAGCCGGGGCTGGAGCTGCACGCGAAATATACTTTCTTCGCGGAAGGCGCGCGCGGGCATCTGACCAAGATCCTCAAGCGCCAGTTCGCGCTCGACGCCAATAGCGAGCCGCAGGTCTACGGCCTTGGCATGAAGGAATTGTGGGATATTGATCCCGAGAAGCACCAGCCCGGTCTCGTCATCCATACGCAGGGATGGCCGCTGACGGACGCCTATGGCGGCGGCTTCCTCTATCATCAGGCGAACGGGCAGGTGGCGCTCGGCTTCGTGGTGGGCCTTGGCTACCGCAACCCGCATCTCTATCCGTTCGAGGAGTTCCAGCGCTGGAAGCAGCATCCGGCGATCCGGCATCATCTGGAGGGCGGCCGCCGCGTTTCCTATGGCGCGCGCGCGATCAACGAGGGTGGATGGCAGTCGATCCCGACGCTGGCCTTCCCCGGCGGCGCGCTGATCGGCTGTTCGGCGGGCTTCGTCAACGTGCCGCGCATCAAGGGCACGCACACGGCGATGAAGTCGGGCATGCTGGCGGCCGAAGCGGCGTTCGCCGCGGTGCAGGCGGACCGGTCGGGCGATGTCCTGTCCGACTATGAACCGGCGGTGCGGTCGAGCTGGATCGACAGCGAGCTGCAACTGGTCAAGAATGCCGAACCGCTGCTCGCCAAGTTCGGCAACACGCTGGGCACGGTGCTGGCGGGGATCGACATGTGGATGCGCACGCTCAAGATCGGGCTGCCCTTCACCATGAAGCACAAGCCCGACGCGGAGAAGATCTGGCCCAAGGACGCGTGCGAGAAGATCGTCTATCCCAAGCCCGATGGCGTCATCAGCTTCGACCGGCTTTCCTCGGTGTTCCTCAGCAACACCAACCATGAGGAGGACCAGCCGGTCCATCTGCAACTGAAAGATCCGGCGGTCCCCATCGCCTATAACCTGCCCCTTTATGACGAGCCGGCGCAGCGTTATTGTCCCGCAGGCGTCTATGAGGTGGTCGGTCAGGAAGAGGGCAATCCCCGCTTCCAGATCAACGCGCAGAATTGCGTCCACTGCAAGACGTGCGACATCAAGGATCCGACCCAGAACATCAACTGGGTCGTACCCGAAGGCGGCGGAGGACCGAATTATCCCAATATGTAG
- a CDS encoding tetratricopeptide repeat protein yields MMLAPAGAGASVDPESALHAYARARLADGEGALGMAVENYRNALRQDPARIEIARRSYVQGLESGDRALALRSAALLDGAGMMPRDGTLLLIGEALARRDWGGASALVDRMTGEGNFAFLAPIVRSWIALGEGRYAPPVIEPKDRFAALGARYVDEHAALQTIMKGDVQAAVPMIRRALAVRGRDGGPLRIAFAAQLAGKGAKAEALMLLPVGDPDFATARSDIGKGRVPSASITPAQGYARLLARMAIDLATDPAGATLGLRLVRMATFADPDGAEGHILTARLLTGQEHGAAAAAVARNVGPKSWFAPFARAELVDALAQAGDKEGALSLARAQAAEPGAAPERQVRLGRLLADQRDFDGAAAAFRTAQAGFADGKVPWTLLLFEGSALEQGKRWAEARKVLEQAAIIAPDEPMVLNYLGYAQIERRQNVDAALALIKKASALRPDDPTIADSLGWAQFVTGDVDSALPSLERAAVGAPADATINEHLGDALWTAGRRYEARYAWEAASVYAEGEIAARLAAKRREGLTPEYAAP; encoded by the coding sequence ATGATGCTGGCCCCCGCCGGGGCCGGCGCTTCGGTCGATCCGGAGAGCGCGCTTCACGCCTATGCGCGGGCGCGGCTCGCCGATGGCGAAGGGGCGCTCGGCATGGCGGTGGAAAATTATCGCAACGCGCTGCGGCAAGACCCGGCACGGATCGAGATCGCCCGGCGGTCCTATGTGCAGGGGCTGGAAAGCGGGGACCGGGCGCTGGCGCTGCGGTCGGCGGCGCTGCTGGACGGCGCGGGTATGATGCCGCGCGACGGCACGCTGCTGCTGATCGGCGAAGCATTGGCGCGCAGGGACTGGGGCGGCGCTTCGGCGCTGGTCGACCGGATGACGGGCGAGGGCAATTTCGCATTCCTCGCGCCCATCGTGCGAAGCTGGATCGCGCTTGGCGAGGGGCGTTATGCGCCGCCGGTCATCGAACCCAAGGACAGGTTCGCTGCGCTGGGCGCGCGCTATGTCGACGAACATGCGGCATTGCAGACTATCATGAAGGGGGATGTGCAGGCCGCCGTCCCGATGATCCGCCGCGCTCTCGCGGTGCGGGGGCGGGATGGCGGGCCGCTGCGCATCGCCTTCGCCGCGCAACTGGCGGGCAAGGGCGCGAAGGCCGAAGCGCTGATGCTGCTGCCGGTGGGCGACCCGGATTTCGCGACGGCGCGCAGCGACATCGGGAAGGGCCGTGTCCCTTCCGCGTCGATCACGCCCGCGCAGGGCTATGCCCGGCTGCTGGCCCGCATGGCCATCGACCTCGCTACCGATCCGGCGGGCGCGACGCTGGGCCTGCGGCTGGTGCGCATGGCGACCTTTGCCGATCCCGATGGCGCGGAAGGGCATATCCTGACCGCCCGTCTGCTGACGGGTCAGGAGCATGGCGCGGCAGCCGCCGCCGTTGCGCGCAATGTCGGGCCGAAAAGCTGGTTCGCTCCGTTCGCGCGCGCCGAACTCGTCGATGCGCTGGCGCAGGCGGGGGACAAGGAAGGGGCGCTGTCGCTGGCGCGCGCGCAGGCGGCGGAGCCGGGCGCAGCGCCCGAGCGGCAGGTGCGGCTGGGCCGCCTTCTTGCCGACCAGCGCGATTTCGATGGAGCGGCGGCGGCGTTCCGGACCGCGCAGGCGGGCTTTGCCGATGGCAAGGTGCCGTGGACACTGCTGCTGTTCGAAGGCAGCGCGCTGGAACAGGGCAAACGCTGGGCGGAAGCGCGCAAGGTGCTGGAACAGGCCGCCATCATCGCTCCGGACGAGCCGATGGTGCTCAACTATCTTGGCTATGCGCAGATCGAACGGCGACAGAATGTCGATGCTGCGCTGGCGCTCATCAAGAAAGCGAGCGCGCTGAGGCCCGACGATCCGACCATCGCGGATTCGCTGGGCTGGGCGCAGTTCGTCACGGGCGATGTCGATTCCGCCCTGCCGTCGCTGGAGCGGGCGGCGGTGGGCGCGCCAGCCGACGCGACGATCAACGAGCATCTGGGCGATGCGCTCTGGACGGCGGGCCGCCGTTACGAGGCGCGCTACGCCTGGGAGGCGGCGTCGGTCTATGCCGAAGGCGAGATCGCGGCGCGGCTGGCGGCCAAGCGCCGGGAAGGGCTGACCCCGGAATATGCCGCTCCCTGA
- a CDS encoding 4-(cytidine 5'-diphospho)-2-C-methyl-D-erythritol kinase has product MPLPDMEVDAGIIAETAYAKVNVALHVRARRDDGYHALESLFVFADHGDHIVASENEDGAIDLAIDGPFGEGLDAGPSNLVMRAARALQSYLGTERGAALRLTKRLPVASGIGGGSADAAATLRLLARLWDARIGQDELAALALDLGSDVPACLDSVTQMVTGRGEGLTRHSVDGLEGMPMLLVNPGVGVSTAAVFAGWDGQDRGALDASSLDALIGRGRNDLEPPARAIAPVIGDVLAVLGEAPGVRLARMSGSGATCFALFDNPARMAAAASLCRAHPGWWVMETGVRGV; this is encoded by the coding sequence ATGCCGCTCCCTGACATGGAGGTGGACGCGGGGATCATCGCCGAAACGGCCTATGCCAAGGTCAATGTCGCGCTCCATGTCCGGGCGCGGCGGGACGATGGCTATCATGCGCTGGAAAGCCTGTTCGTCTTCGCCGACCATGGCGATCATATCGTTGCATCGGAGAATGAGGATGGCGCGATCGACCTCGCCATCGACGGGCCGTTCGGCGAAGGGCTGGACGCCGGTCCATCCAACCTTGTCATGCGGGCGGCGCGGGCGCTGCAATCCTATCTGGGGACGGAGCGCGGCGCGGCTCTGCGGCTGACCAAGAGGCTTCCGGTCGCGTCCGGCATCGGCGGCGGGTCGGCGGATGCGGCGGCGACGCTGCGCCTGCTGGCGCGCCTATGGGACGCGCGGATCGGGCAGGACGAACTGGCGGCGCTGGCGCTCGACCTCGGGTCGGATGTGCCCGCCTGCCTCGACAGCGTCACGCAGATGGTGACGGGGCGGGGCGAGGGGCTGACGCGGCATAGCGTCGACGGGCTGGAGGGGATGCCGATGCTGCTGGTCAATCCGGGCGTCGGGGTTTCGACGGCGGCGGTGTTCGCCGGGTGGGACGGGCAGGACAGGGGCGCGCTGGACGCCAGCAGTCTGGACGCGCTGATCGGGCGGGGGCGGAACGATCTGGAACCGCCCGCGCGCGCCATAGCGCCGGTGATCGGTGACGTACTGGCGGTGCTGGGCGAAGCGCCCGGCGTGCGGCTGGCGCGCATGTCCGGTTCCGGTGCGACATGCTTTGCGCTGTTCGACAATCCTGCGCGGATGGCGGCGGCGGCCAGTCTGTGCCGCGCGCATCCGGGCTGGTGGGTGATGGAAACGGGAGTGCGTGGGGTGTGA
- a CDS encoding N-formylglutamate amidohydrolase translates to MSEAFTRIDGGGLDLLIVADHASARVPDDIDLGIEADLLRQHVAIDIGVAEVSRLLAEQLGCTAILGGVSRLVIDLNREEDAPGLMPVMSDGHAIPGNRDADPGARLRRFHHPYHAEIANALEGMASPFILSVHSFTPRLMADPGQQRPWEIGILYNQDDRAARIAIPLLEEAGMIVGDQQPYSGQLLNATMNRHAEANGIPYLGVEMRQDLVSDAAGQKRFSDLLGPIVLACRSALA, encoded by the coding sequence GTGAGCGAAGCCTTTACACGGATCGACGGGGGCGGCCTCGACCTGCTGATCGTCGCGGACCATGCCTCCGCGCGCGTGCCGGATGACATCGACCTTGGTATCGAGGCGGACCTGTTGCGCCAGCATGTCGCAATCGACATCGGCGTGGCGGAGGTCAGCCGCCTGCTGGCCGAACAACTGGGATGCACGGCGATATTGGGCGGCGTCTCCCGCCTCGTCATCGACCTCAACCGGGAGGAAGATGCGCCGGGCCTGATGCCGGTGATGAGCGATGGCCACGCCATTCCCGGCAATCGCGACGCAGACCCCGGCGCGCGGCTGCGACGCTTCCATCATCCCTATCATGCGGAAATTGCGAACGCGCTGGAGGGGATGGCTTCGCCCTTCATCCTTTCCGTCCACAGTTTTACGCCCCGGCTGATGGCCGACCCCGGTCAGCAGCGCCCTTGGGAGATCGGCATTCTCTATAATCAGGACGATCGCGCCGCGCGCATCGCCATCCCGCTGCTCGAAGAGGCGGGGATGATCGTCGGCGACCAGCAGCCCTATTCGGGGCAGTTGCTCAACGCGACGATGAACCGCCACGCCGAAGCGAACGGCATTCCCTATCTGGGCGTCGAGATGCGGCAGGATCTGGTGAGCGATGCGGCAGGTCAGAAGCGCTTCTCCGACCTGCTCGGCCCGATTGTGCTCGCCTGCCGGAGCGCGCTGGCATGA
- a CDS encoding bifunctional ADP-dependent NAD(P)H-hydrate dehydratase/NAD(P)H-hydrate epimerase, translated as MDGPPILTAMQMRAAEQAAFDAGTDPYALMEKAGAGAAEIIWRTGHRRDTLVLCGPGNNGGDGFVIARLLRDRGVTVRVAALGESRTASAQRARVAWDGPVEDMLIAAGAGQVVDALFGTGLTRGLEAPVAARLCELVEGATLSHAVDLPSGVGGDDGALLSDVPRYGICVALGAFKPAHLLYPAAGQAGRLALVDLGISLPGTVRRLGSPALTMPGPDAHKYNRGLVVVIGGGMAGASQLAAVAAARSGAGAVRRLAIGGMVAEPHAIIQRRAEQGDAVARELEDERIGAVLAGPGLGLDQEAGGRLTAALGSGRPLVLDADALTWAAKDAALSVPGGSILTPHEGEFQRLFGDLRGSKVDRALAAALRVGSVVVYKGPDTVIAAPDGRARVASGGSTWLSTAGTGDVLAGLAAGRLAVTGDPFRAACEAVWLHGEAARRSGAAFIADDLLRALPAAIAARL; from the coding sequence ATGGACGGGCCGCCGATCCTCACCGCAATGCAGATGCGGGCGGCGGAACAGGCGGCCTTTGATGCCGGGACCGACCCCTATGCGCTGATGGAAAAGGCGGGCGCGGGCGCGGCGGAAATCATCTGGCGGACCGGGCACAGGCGCGACACGCTGGTGCTGTGCGGGCCGGGGAATAATGGCGGCGACGGCTTCGTCATCGCCCGGCTGCTGCGAGACAGGGGCGTGACTGTCCGCGTGGCGGCATTGGGGGAAAGCCGAACCGCATCGGCGCAGCGGGCAAGAGTGGCGTGGGACGGTCCGGTCGAGGATATGTTGATCGCCGCCGGTGCCGGGCAGGTGGTCGATGCGCTCTTCGGCACCGGCCTGACGCGGGGGCTGGAAGCGCCGGTTGCCGCGCGGCTGTGTGAGCTGGTCGAAGGGGCGACGCTCTCCCACGCTGTCGACCTGCCGAGCGGGGTGGGTGGCGACGATGGCGCGCTGCTGTCGGATGTGCCGCGTTACGGGATCTGCGTGGCGCTGGGCGCTTTCAAGCCTGCGCATCTTCTCTATCCGGCGGCGGGACAGGCGGGTCGGCTGGCGCTCGTCGATCTGGGCATTTCGTTACCGGGCACAGTCCGCCGCCTCGGTTCCCCGGCGCTGACGATGCCCGGCCCTGACGCTCATAAATATAATCGCGGGCTGGTGGTCGTCATCGGCGGCGGCATGGCGGGCGCGAGCCAGCTTGCGGCGGTGGCGGCGGCGCGTTCGGGGGCGGGGGCCGTGCGTCGGCTCGCTATCGGCGGGATGGTGGCGGAGCCGCACGCGATCATCCAGCGACGGGCGGAGCAGGGCGATGCCGTGGCTCGGGAACTGGAGGACGAACGGATCGGTGCGGTGCTGGCGGGGCCGGGCCTTGGCCTCGACCAAGAGGCTGGCGGGCGGCTGACAGCGGCGCTGGGATCGGGGCGACCGCTGGTGCTGGACGCCGATGCGCTGACATGGGCAGCGAAGGACGCCGCCCTTTCCGTGCCTGGGGGAAGCATCCTGACGCCGCATGAGGGCGAGTTTCAACGGCTTTTCGGCGATCTTCGGGGCAGCAAGGTCGACCGCGCGCTGGCGGCGGCGCTGCGGGTCGGGAGCGTGGTGGTCTATAAGGGACCGGACACCGTCATCGCCGCGCCGGACGGGCGCGCGAGAGTGGCGAGCGGCGGTTCGACATGGCTTTCGACCGCCGGAACGGGCGACGTGCTGGCGGGGCTGGCCGCCGGGCGGCTGGCGGTGACGGGCGATCCGTTCCGGGCGGCCTGCGAAGCGGTGTGGCTGCATGGCGAGGCGGCGCGGCGGAGCGGAGCGGCTTTCATCGCGGACGATTTGCTCCGCGCGCTGCCAGCGGCTATCGCCGCGCGATTGTGA
- a CDS encoding class I SAM-dependent RNA methyltransferase, protein MSDSDVDSIIRIAAKGDGVTADGRHFPLTAPGDRVDRDGAVHFGVHHATPPCVHFPACGGCRLQHLDEESYADFVTGRVVGALAGQGLEAGTVMLPHLSPPRTRRRAALRAARSGKRVTIGFAEEGSHTLIDLSMCEILDPRLFALVAPLRGLLASILPDRRAAHVKMSLIDQGVDLLLEGVRVEGLAADEALGDFARAQGLARLTIDEGDGPQTRWEPEPATISFGGVPVGFPPFAFLQATPDGEAALVEAVRDALPESGAIADLFCGLGTFVLSVGARPAYAAEGARDVILSLKAGAGRAQRRVAADHRDLFRRPLMPEELNRFAAVILDPPRAGAREQVLQLAQSAVPVIAYVSCNPASFARDAAHLVTAGYRLESVKPVGQFRWSTHVEMVGIFRR, encoded by the coding sequence GTGAGCGACAGCGACGTAGACAGCATCATCCGCATTGCGGCGAAAGGCGACGGCGTCACCGCCGACGGCCGCCACTTTCCCCTGACTGCGCCGGGCGACCGGGTGGATCGCGATGGAGCTGTCCACTTCGGTGTCCACCATGCGACGCCGCCCTGTGTTCATTTCCCGGCATGCGGCGGGTGCCGGCTGCAACATCTGGACGAGGAAAGCTACGCCGACTTCGTGACCGGGCGGGTCGTGGGGGCGTTGGCGGGACAGGGGTTGGAGGCAGGCACGGTCATGCTGCCGCATCTCTCACCACCCCGGACCCGGCGGCGGGCGGCGCTGCGCGCGGCGCGGTCGGGCAAGCGGGTGACGATCGGTTTCGCGGAGGAGGGGAGTCACACGCTCATCGACCTTTCGATGTGCGAAATTCTGGACCCGCGCCTGTTTGCGCTGGTCGCACCGCTGCGCGGGTTGCTGGCGTCGATCCTGCCGGACCGGCGTGCGGCGCATGTGAAGATGTCGCTGATCGACCAGGGGGTCGATCTGCTGCTGGAAGGCGTCAGGGTCGAGGGGCTGGCAGCGGACGAGGCGCTGGGCGATTTCGCGCGGGCGCAGGGTCTGGCGCGCCTCACCATCGACGAGGGGGACGGGCCGCAGACGCGCTGGGAGCCGGAGCCTGCGACGATCAGCTTCGGCGGCGTTCCGGTCGGTTTTCCGCCCTTCGCCTTTCTCCAGGCGACGCCCGATGGCGAGGCGGCGCTGGTGGAGGCGGTGCGGGACGCCCTGCCGGAGAGCGGCGCGATCGCCGACCTGTTCTGCGGGCTTGGCACTTTCGTGCTGTCTGTGGGCGCGCGCCCTGCCTATGCGGCGGAGGGCGCGCGCGACGTGATCCTGTCGCTGAAGGCCGGCGCGGGGCGGGCGCAAAGGCGGGTGGCGGCGGACCATCGCGACCTGTTCAGGCGGCCGCTGATGCCCGAGGAGCTGAACCGCTTCGCCGCCGTCATCCTCGATCCGCCCCGTGCCGGCGCGCGCGAGCAGGTGTTGCAACTGGCGCAGTCGGCGGTGCCGGTCATCGCCTATGTGTCGTGCAATCCGGCGAGCTTTGCGCGGGATGCGGCGCATCTCGTCACGGCGGGCTATCGCCTTGAAAGCGTCAAGCCGGTGGGCCAGTTCCGCTGGTCGACCCATGTGGAAATGGTCGGAATCTTCCGTCGGTAA